From Rutidosis leptorrhynchoides isolate AG116_Rl617_1_P2 chromosome 3, CSIRO_AGI_Rlap_v1, whole genome shotgun sequence, a single genomic window includes:
- the LOC139896214 gene encoding arogenate dehydratase 1-like, which translates to MQCVTPPSNMSFKSIIGSTPLPTGSNGIVQPIQPTQLNIQCVASRFDQASAKTTAAPTANNFTSGGVKSRADWQSSCAILASKVVSQQQNTEKSNGADKITVVNGHASLDLVPVSKLPKPLTIADLSPAPMHGSTLRVAYQGVPGAYSEAAAGKAYPNCDAIPCDQFEVAFQAVELWIADRAVLPVENSLGGSIHRNYDLLLRHRLHIVGEVQLPVHHCLLALPGVRKEYLNRVISHPQALSQCEQTLTKLGLKVTREAVDDTAGAAEFIATNNLRDTAAIASSRAAELYGLNILSDGIQDDSSNVTRFVMLAREPIIPRVDIPFKTSIVFAHDEGTSVLFKVLSAFAFRNISLTKIESRPHRNRPIRVVGDENSGTAKHFEYLFYVDFEASMADVRAQNALAEVQEFTSFLRVLGSYPMDMTPWSPSQ; encoded by the coding sequence ATGCAGTGTGTAACTCCTCCTTCGAATATGAGTTTCAAATCAATAATCGGATCAACTCCGTTGCCTACAGGTTCCAACGGAATCGTTCAGCCGATTCAACCAACTCAGCTCAACATCCAATGCGTAGCAAGCCGATTTGACCAAGCTTCGGCTAAAACCACAGCCGCGCCGACGGCTAACAATTTCACATCTGGCGGCGTGAAGAGCCGAGCCGACTGGCAGAGCTCGTGCGCTATTTTAGCTAGTAAAGTTGTATCGCAACAGCAGAATACAGAGAAATCAAACGGAGCTGATAAAATCACCGTTGTTAACGGTCATGCTAGTCTAGATCTAGTTCCGGTGTCCAAGTTACCAAAACCGCTTACAATCGCTGATTTGTCACCGGCGCCGATGCACGGCTCAACTCTACGCGTCGCTTATCAAGGTGTACCTGGCGCGTATAGTGAAGCCGCCGCCGGTAAAGCTTATCCGAACTGTGACGCAATTCCTTGCGATCAATTTGAAGTCGCATTTCAAGCGGTTGAGCTCTGGATTGCAGATCGTGCTGTTTTACCGGTTGAGAATTCATTAGGTGGAAGTATTCACCGGAACTACGATCTATTACTTCGTCACCGACTTCACATCGTCGGTGAAGTCCAGTTACCTGTTCATCACTGTCTATTAGCGTTACCTGGCGTACGAAAGGAGTATTTGAATCGCGTGATTAGTCATCCGCAAGCGTTATCTCAGTGCGAACAAACACTAACGAAATTAGGATTAAAGGTTACTCGTGAAGCGGTTGATGATACCGCCGGAGCAGCAGAATTTATTGCCACGAATAATTTACGCGATACAGCAGCGATTGCGTCTTCACGCGCTGCCGAATTGTACggattgaatattttatctgatgGAATACAGGATGATTCAAGTAACGTCACGCGGTTTGTGATGTTAGCACGTGAACCGATCATTCCACGTGTCGATATTCCGTTTAAAACGAGTATTGTGTTCGCTCACGATGAAGGAACGTCGGTTTTGTTTAAAGTGTTATCAGCGTTTGCTTTCCGGAATATTAGTTTGACGAAGATTGAAAGCAGGCCACATCGTAACCGTCCGATTAGAGTGGTTGGAGATGAGAATTCAGGAACAGCGAAACATTTTGAGTATTTATTTTATGTGGATTTTGAAGCGTCAATGGCGGATGTTAGGGCACAAAATGCGTTGGCTGAAGTGCAGGAATTCACATCTTTCCTGAGGGTGTTGGGTAGCTATCCCATGGACATGACACCTTGGTCACCATCTCAATGA